Part of the Candidatus Bathyarchaeota archaeon genome is shown below.
GATAGTTAGGGGTCGCCCGGGCATCCAGCCTGAAAGGGAGCTGCACTCGCTCTTATCCGGCTCGGCCGTCGCAGCTAGCTACGCAGCCCACGGCAGGCATATGGGGCTGGATGCGGCAGCATCAGGGTTGAAGGGCATCCCCATAAGCCCTGTAGGCATAAGGGAATTCAACGATCTAGCGGAGAGCCTCCCCCTTAAAGTCAGGGAGTTCTTCAGAGCCAACGGCTACGCGAAGGTAGGGGATGTTTGGCTCATATTCTCGGTTAACAGGGACGTCGAAGATCCAGCCACCACCACGGGGTTAGGGGACTCCATGACGGCGGCCATGGTCCTGGCTGACGCCTCGGCCTGAAAGAACTGGATTTATATCCATAGAGCGGAACCTTCCATTAGAGAAACAGTTGAAGGGTTGATGGTTTAATGGTAGCCTCTGATTTGACCAGACTTCTGAGGGACGCCCAGGCTGAGGGCTACGCTATCGGATACTTCGAGGTTTGGAGCCTTGAATCCACTAGGGCTCTAGTAGAGGTTGCGGAGGAGGAACGGGCTCCCTTGATAGTGGGGTTCAACGGCGGATTACTCGGGGAATGCGATGGACTAGAGTATTACGCCGCCCTGGCTAAGGCTGCCGTGGACAAGGCTAAGGTTCCAGCCGTCTCCCTCCTAAACGAGCCCATGGATCTCAGACAGGTCATGCAGGGGTTGAGGCTCGGGTTCATGGCGGTCATGGTGGACTTCTCGGGGCATCCATTCCGAGAGAACGTGGATTTAACCAGGAGGGTTGTAGAGGTCTGCCATCCCATGGGCGTGGCGGTTGAGGCCCAGCTGGATAGGATACCCTCCGCCGAAGATGGCGTGCCTCCAAGGGACTTGGAGAAATGCCTCACGGACCCCGATAGGGCTGCGAGGTTCCTGAGGGAGACGGGGGTGGACGCCCTCTCCGTCTCCGTGGGGAACGTCCACGGCCTATACAAGGGTAAGGCGAAGCTCGACTTCGAGAGGATCAGGAGGCTGAAGGGCCTCGGGGTACCCCTAGTGCTGCACGGCGGGACGGGCATATTGGATCACGACGCTGAGGAGGCCGTCAAAGCTGGCATAGCCAAGATAAACCTGGGATACGAGCTGAGGCGTTCCTTCCTCAGCGGGGTGAGGGAAGGCCTAGAGGAGATGCCGGACGCGTACCCCGAGAAGATATTTAAACTGGGCGAAAGGGGCTTCAAAGAGGTGGTGAGGCGGAAGATGAGGATCTACGGCTGCTCTAACAGAGTGTAACATCCATCCACCCGAGCCAGGGCAGCCGTAAAACCAGTATTTCCTACCCCTCTGCTATATTTTAATAATAGATAGGAATCGCTTCGCGGCTTAACTCCATTTTCTATGTACGAATAAGTAAATTTTTGCTGATATGGGTCCCCAGCTGTATATTCATCTGAACATCTGCGCATGCCCACTGGAATTAAGCCAAAGAGCAGTAGGAATTACTTTACCAGTAGACAGTAGGTGTAGGTTTTCCCTCCAGCACCGCCTCGGTCTCGTCCGGCTCCAAGGTCTTCTTCACCCCGACCTTATAGTGCCAGTCGAAGCAGCACCACCTTACAACCTTAACCTCCTTGCCGGCCAACCCGGGGGGCAGCCTCTCGTCAGGCGTCCTCTTGGAGAAGCCCTCGATCCTCACGGTGAACACGCATCTATCCCACCTCAGCCCATCCTCGTCGATCTTGCTTTCACCGGTCCTCTCCACGTTTAAAACCGTGCCCCTAAGCTTCCTGACACTCAAGCCGGAGGGCAGCCTCCTCCAACCCAGACACTTAAGATTGGGTGGGAGGCTATTTAAGCCTTTACCTGGAAGCCTAGAGGGAGGGAACGATCCCTCAGTATCTGGGGCCCAAACCAGGCTAGAGCGAGGATACATAAGCGTGGAGGGGCGCTGGTGAAGCCTTCACCGCCCCCATATTTTCTCCGCAATTTTTAGGTAAACAATAATGTTTTGGACGTTGAGCCGGTTCAGCGGAATAGGGACATCTCCAGCAGCGAAGGTCGGGAGCCGGCCCGAAAAAATCGATTTGAATGGATGATAGAAGCGAAGACTGGTAATAACCCTCGTAAGCATCCCATAAGACGCATATGAAATATATGACAGTATAAGTATATGAATATGGAGGAGAATTGTGGCAGCGGCGCGACCTAGGATTCAGGTTCATGGGTTTCAGGGATAAACCGAGGGTGGTGGAGTCTTGGATGAAGCCTTGCTGGGGATAGACATCGGCACAGGGGGATGCAAGGCCACTCTGATAACTCTTGAGGGAGAGATAATATTTACAGCATCCAGGGAGTATCCCACACATTATCCCGAGCCGGGGTGGGCTGAGCAGGATCCGGGGGATTGGCTCAAGGCCCTCACCGAGATCTGCAGAGGGATGAGCGATCGAGTTAAGCGTCGTATAATCGGGATATGCATCGATGGACAACCCCATACCCCTGTATTCCTGGATGAGCGAGGGGAAGTTCTGCATCCAGCCATACCCTGGACGGACAGGAGGAGCAGCGCCCAGGTGGAGTATCTGAGGCGGCGCCTACCTGAGGTGGATGCGAAACGTACCTTCAACTCCCTTAACACGGCCTTTACGCTCCCCCAGCTCCTATGGGTGAAGGAGTACAAGCCTGAGGTGTGGCGGCGGACCTATAGGCTGCTTATAGCAAAGGATTATGTGAGGCAGAGGATCATCGGCGAGGGCTGGTTCACCGACCCGAGCGATGCGCTGGGGACGTACCTATTCGACGGGGAAGCCTTCGAGTGGTCCGAGGGGATATGCGCCGCGGCGGGGATAGAGGTGGAGAAGCTGCCCGAAGTCAAGCCTTCATCCCTCATCGTAGGGGAGGTCACCCGGGAGGCATCTAAAAGGTTCGATCTCCCCGAGGGCGTCCCCGTGGTGAATGGGGCCCATGACCCATCGGTGGAGAACTTGGCCGCTGGAACCGTGAAGCCCGGGGATGCCTTCGTCAAACTCGCCACAGCGGGGGTGATCTCCGTGACCACGAGGGAGCCTACGCCGGATCCGAAGGGTAGGACCGTAACCTACTGCCTCCCCACGACCAAGGATGGGAGGGCGGATGGATGGTTCACCAAGACCGCCACCTTCTCATGCGGCTCCTCCTATAGATGGTTTAGGGACCTCTTCTGCCAGAGGGAAGTGGAAGAGGCGGAGAGATATGGGAAAACCGCCTTCCAGCTGATGGATATGCTCGCGGAGGAGGCCCCCCCATGCTCCGAAGGCTTAGTATTCCATCCATACCTGATAGGGGAGGGATCCCCGTACTGGGATCCCCAGCTTAAAGGGAGCTTCTTCGGAGCAACCCTAAGCCATCAGCGGAGCCATTTCTGCCGCTCGATCCTCGAGGGCGTAGCGTTCTCTATAAGGGATTCCACGTCCATATTCCAGGAATTGAACCTGAAGATCCGCGAAATCCGGCTGATCGGAGGGGGGTCCGCCAGCCGCACTTGGAGAGAGATACTCTGCAACGTATTAGGCCTAAAGGGCCTGAGAACCCTCGGCGGAGACTCCTCCTTCGGGTCAGCGATACTGGCGGGGGTCGGGTTATCCATATATAGAAGCATCGAGGAAGGAGCGGCCCGCTGCGTAAAAATAATCGATGAGACCCATCCGGACCCTGAATTACACGTCCTATACGGCGAATTGTTCAAGATATACAAGGAACTCCACGATGCTACGGCATCCATATCCCATAAGCTGGACGAGCTGGCGAGGAGCCTGCCTAGAAGACAGGATAAGAGATGCGTTGAATCAGGGGGATGATGATATAAGGGTTACTGTCCCATAGCCTCGATGAACGCACCCCTCCTTACAATATAGGCTGCGTCTTCGCCTCTTATGGTGGTGCCGAAGTCCACGACCAAGTCCTTCACTATGGGATGCTTGAAGACGGGCTCTATCGTCACGGTTTCTCCAGGGGTTATCCTGGTTGAACATCCACGGGCCGGCTTCCCATTAACGGTCACCATGCAGTTGGCGCATATCCCCTTGTAGCATATGTAATCCCTGAAGGATATTGTGGGATCTATCCGTCTCCTTATGAATCGCAGGATCGTTAGAACCGTCATGGGCTCCTCTGCCGGTATCCTGTACGTCTCGTAGCGTGGAGCCCTATCCACGGTCGGATCAAACCTGAACACCTTGGCCGTTATATCCGCCAATCCCATCACGCTCCCGGAGGGGGCATCCTAGTATAGATGACCGGCCTCGTAGAATAGAAAGGTTTCCCACCCCTCATGCGTACAACGGTATGTCTCAGCCACCTCTTATCATCGGTCTCCGGATGGTCCAGCCTGAAATGATGGCCCCTGGACTCCGTCCTGAAGAGCGCGCATCCCACCGTCAGCTCAGCCGTCTCCACCATCATGGATGCCTCCAAAGCGTCAACCCACTCCAGGTTATACTTGGATACGGCGGGGACAGTCATGTTCGGGATGAGCTTAGACTTTATCCTCCTCAACTCCTTCAAGGCCGTCCTTAAACCCTCAGCGTCCCTGAGGGGCGCCACATGCCTCCCCACAACCTCTCTTATCCGCTCCTTAACTTCTTGGGGCGAGACCGGGTTGCGCTTACTCCTGAAGAAGATGCAGGCCCTCCTCGCCTCCTCCTCCAAAACCCCCCTCCCAACGCTGGGCTCCGGGGCCTTCTCAGCAGCTAAAGCCGCGTGCCTCCCGACCTGGGCCCCCATGGTCTGTGTGTCGGCTAAGGCGCTGCCCGCAAGCCTGTTCGCCCCCATGTAGTTCCCGGCGCATTCACCGCATGCGAAGAGCCCTGCGACCGTCGTCTCCCCCCTCTCATTTATGTATACGCCGCCGCACTGGTAATGGGAGGCGGGGGCCACCTCCAATGGTTCTTCGACCAGGTCGATGCCCGCAGCGTTCTTTATGAATTCGTAGTGTCTAGGCGTCATCTCCTCGTATATCCGCCTAACCTCCTCCCTCGGCTTCGGAGACTTCGTGACGTCATACCATAAACCTCCATGCGGCGTGCCTCGCCCCTCCATTATCTCCTTGTACATTATCCTTATCGCTTCATCCCTGATCGGCAGGGGCTTCGGGAACACCGGTCTCCCCTCATTATTGTACACGTTAGCGTCCGTGAACGGCTCCGCCAACAGCTCATATAGTACTACTGTCCCCCTTACGCTTGGAGGCCATAGGACGTCGGTGCCGTAGAACTGATTGAACTCCAGGTCCACTACCTCGGCTCCGGCCTCATAGGCCATGGCCACTGCGTCCCCCGTCATAGTGGGAGGATTATCCGAGAAATCCCATATGGATGTATAACCCCCCGAGGCTAAAACCACGGATTTAGCTAGAACGGCCTCCAACTCCCCCTCTTTAATATCAAGGCCGAGCACTCCCACAGCCCTTCCGCCCCTCTTCAACACCCGGAAGCCTAGGAAGTCGTTTCTGATCCATACGTTTCTATGCTTGGATGCCTCCCTGGCGAGTATCGTAGATAACGCGTTTCCATCCTCAATTATGAAGCATGACCTGGGATAAGTCTGCCCCGGCATAGGGGTTTGATAGAACCTTCCATCCTCCATCTTCTTGAATCTCACCCCATAGCTCTCCAAGTCGAGTATACGGTCACATGCGGTGTTCGCTATAACCTCCACGATGTTCTGATCCCCTAGATATCTACCTCCTACAACCATGTCGCGGAACATCTGCTCTGGGGAATCCCTGGGATCCACGCCCCTCTCCCCAAAAGGTGCCTGAATACTCCAGAGGGCGCAGGGCGTAGCTCCCGAGCGGCCGGCCGTCCCCTTGTCTAGCAGGATGACTTCCACGCCCTCCTCAGCCGCCGCTATCGCGGCCCTGCATCCCGCGCCTGCGCCGCCCACCACAACTACATCCGTCTCAACCTCCCTGATGATGGAGCTCAACCCCTCTCACCGTCCCTTTCTCCCGTCCTCGACGCTATTTCACGGGCGGCTTCACACCCGGGGGATACTTGGTTTTCAACTCCTCTATGAGGCTCACAAGCCAGTTAACGGCGGCTTCCACGATCCTCCTCCCCTTCTCAGCCGAGCCCTTGGTCGCATAACCTACAACTCCATGCTTTAGATGCTTATATTCGGGCTGCGTGAAAGTCGCTGCATGCCACGGCATCCTGTCCTTTATAAGGCCTCCAGGCCCCGCAAACCACTTAGAATCTATCAGGTATTCATGTACCTCATCCCTGGCTTTACTCATATCCACGAGTTCAGGTACCAGATATAGCCCCAGGGATGTCTCAGCCTCATCCGCGTGCATGAAGGGCGTCTCCAGAACCTCGTTCAACGTGGTCTTGGCGATCTCCCATAGCGTGGGAGCCACAACGAAATATCCCTCTAGGCCGAGTTGATGGACCACCGGGGGAATAGCCCACTCCTCGCCGTGGCAATTGAATATTATGAATTTATTATATCCCGCTACAGCCGCGCCCCTCACTATGTCCAAAAGGAGGTTCATGAAAGTCTCAAACCGTAATGGAATGGTCCCGGCGTAATTCCAGTGATGATATGGATGCGCCCCATACCAGGGGCATGGGAGCAGCATGATACCAGTCCTCTCAGCCACCATCTCCGAGATCTTAATTGCATGCCATGAGTCCTCGCCGGTAGTGAGGTGTTCGCCGTGCTGCTCTATGGAGGCCACGGGAAGCATGGCTATATCGCATATCTTAGCATGCTCTACGATCTCAGGCCTAGTAAACTCCTGCCACCACAACCTCTTCTTACCATCCAAAACAAAACCCCCCAAACGATGAGTCAGCCCTTATACTCCACATAATATTCATCCCGGGATAACTATATATTACTTACTAACCCTAAGTAGTGATGTTGGGGATGTGGTTGATTTGACCTTGGAGACCCCCTTATTCAGGTATCACAGCGTTCACAGCCAGGTAATCGAGTTTGCGGGGTTCAAGATGCCCTTATGGTTTGAGGGTATAGTTCCTGAGGTTTTAGCCGTCAGGAATGCTTCAGGGCTGTTCGATGTATCCCATATGGGGAGGGCGTTCGTAAGGGGGAGAGATGCCGAGCGCTACTTGGACTATCTAACCCCGAGCGCCACATCGAGACTAAACCCTGGGGAAGCCCACTACACGGTGATGTGCAACGAGAGAGGGGGCGTGGTGGATGACATGGTGATCCTCCGGTTGGATGCGGACAGGTTCCTGGTGGTGTTCAACGCCGCCAACAGGGAGAAGGATTTAAAATGGATGAACAGACATTCAAAAGGCTTCAATGTAGAGATCGAGAACGTCTCGGACAGTGTGGCTATGATCGCCGTTCAGGGCCCGAAGGCTAGATCGATACTCCGAGAATTATCCGATGGTGGAGTGGATGATATAGGGAGGTTCAGATGTGGCCTGCTTAAAATCGCCGGCGAACCCTGCATAGCCTCGGGGACGGGCTATACGGGGGAGGATGGACTTGAAATATTCATTCCTGAATCATCCGTGCAAAAACCTGATAAGGCGTTAGGCATATGGGGCTCCATCCTGGCTCATGGGGGGCCTCACGGATTAAAGCCTTGCGGCTTAGGGGCTAGGGATGTACTACGCATAGAAGCGGGTATGTGCCTCTACAGCCAGGAGCTTACCGAGGAGATAACCCCCTACGAGGCGAGGATAGGATTCGTAGTTAAACTCGATAAGGGCGTAGATTTCATAGGCCGTAACGCCCTGGAGAAGCAGAAAAGCGAGGGCGTCGAGAAGGTTAGGATCGGCCTGAAGATGATGGAGAGGGGCGTACCCAGGAGGGGATACCCTATAAAGAGCGATGGGAAGGTCATCGGAGAAGTCACCAGCGGCACCTTCTCACCCACCCTGGAGGCGGGCATATGCATGGGCTACGTGCCCAATGAGCATTCTAAACGGGGCTCCATATTACAGGTGGATATAAGGGGTAGGACCGTTAACGCCGAAGTTGTAGGGTTTCCATTCTACGACACGTCGCGGTACGGGTGGATGCGCGTGCAAACCCGGCCTTAGGGTAGGAGGGCTCATTAAACGATAGTATTATAAATTCATCGCCGAGAATAAACTGGATGGCGAATGGGGAGGATTGGAGGTGCATCCATATGGATGTGGAGGGATATGAGATCCGTGAAGGACTCTACTATTCTAAGGATCATGAATGGGTGAGAGTTGAGGGGGATGCATGCCGGGTAGGCATAAGCGACTACGCCCAGAAGACTCTACATGAGGTAGTCTTCGCTGAGCTCCCTGAAAAGGGGCGTAAAATATCCAGGGCTGAGACCCTGGGAACGCTCGAATCCGTAAAGGCCGTAGCCGAGGTGTATGCCCCCGTATCGGGGGAGGTCGTGGATGTGAACGAAGCCCTTAGGGAGGCGCCTGAGCTGGTTAATAAGAGTCCATACGACGAGGGATGGATCGCCGTCATAAGTCCTTCAAACCTTAAGGAGGAACTCGAAGACTTAATGGACGCTGAGAGATACGGCGAATACATCAAGGAGATACTATCCAAGTAGGTCCCTGGAAAATCCGGGTTCAACCCTAACTATAAGTTCCCTTCGATAATCCACTATGACCCTCATGTATCCGCTAAGTAAGGAGTCGGCTTCCCGATCCCCCGTATCCACCAGCAGCCTCAGCTTCGGAAGGCCTAAAAGCTTATTGAGCGAAGCCAGGACCACTATGTTATCTCTGCCCACCCTCCTAATGACATCCGGGCTTATCTGTTGATTCCCCCTCCCGAAAAGGTAGCCTTGCCCCCCTATAGGGGTGACCATTATCCTAGCCCGGCCACTTCCGCTACGGCGATGCTCCTCCAGGATGCGTATCAGATCCTTCTCGGAGACGTCTGAGGCGAGGAGCCTCCCCCCCATTACGACGTCGACCCCTAGGAGGCAGCCGGCTAAGCCCAGCTCTCGGAGCACCGCCTTAGTGGTTGTGCCAGGCCCAATGATGTAGAGCGTATCTCCATCCATCTCCTCGACCACGTACTTCGCTATAGACCTTTGGGCCTCTCTTTCATCGTCTGTCAGGGGGGAGGGGGCCTTCATGCCCTGGATCAGGTCCAGGTCGTAGGGGACTTTAAGGTAGCCGTAAAGCCTGACCTTAAGGAGCCCCCTCCGATACTCCTCCTCGTCCACGTCGACCACCTCCCTCTCAACGGTGGGCAGGTCTCCACACAGGAACCTCACCGCCAGGGAGGCTGCAGCCTCGGGATTAACCGAGAATACAGCCGACTCCATCTTAACCCCTGAGGGTATCCCTAAAACGGGCCTCCTAAGATCTACGGCATCCATTATGTCGCGTGCCGTACCATCCCCCCCGGAGAAGACTATTAGATCCGCCCCCAGCTTCTCCATTTCGAGCGCCGCAGCCTTTGTGTCCTCGGCGCTGGTGTGCTTCCCACCTATCGGGATCACGTACCTAGGGGATATCCCCGCCTTTAAAGCCTCTTCTTCGCCCATATCCCCCCTACAAGTAACCAATGCTATGGAGGAGTCCATATGCGGCTTCAAAGCCTTTAGGAAGGCTTCCGCCCTCCTAGGGGATGGGGATTCACCCCCCCTCCTCCTAGCCTCCCTAACTATCTCTTCTCCATCCGATCCCTTTAGGGCGACGGCGCCGCCTATACCTGCGATGGGGTTGACTATTAACCCTAGGATCCTCATCTCCTTCTGATCCCTATATGGAAAGCCTTCCCATCTATCGTCCATTCCTTCTCGAAATATCCTTCCCTCCTCCCCTGGGGCTCCTGGGTTAAGGTCACCTCCCGCGCCCTAACCTCCTCGGCTATATACGGCGTGTATTCTCTAAGCCATTCGCACTCCTCCTCGCCGGGCACGATTATGTAGAGATCTATGAATGCATCTACCGGTAGATCCATGATCCGCCTCATCTCCTGGATGCGCCTCACAACATCTCTAGCTAACCCTTCACGTCTAAGATCATCGGTTAATCTGCTGTCCACGTAAACTCTCCCCCCATCGAACTCCCCCCTGGCGAATCCCTCGGGCATCTCCTCTATCAAGCTGATCATCTCTGGAGTTATACGGATCCGCTCCCCCTCAACCTCTAATTCGTAGAATCCCCCCTCCCTTATGCTCTTTAGAACCCGTGTTCCGTCGGATCCCCTAATGGCCTCGCCTATCCTAGCGGCTTTATCCTTAAAGAGGGGTCCTAGGGATCTGAAGTTAGGGATGGCCCTCACCCTTTTTATGGCCTCCTCATCCTTAACGTCGGGGCATCTAAGGGACTTAGCATTTGCAGCTTCAAGTATCACATCTATAAGTTTGTGTATAGCCCTCCTCGCTTTGGAATCTTCGGTGAAGACTATGAGTTCCCTAACGGGCTGCCTCAACTTTAATTTGAGGCTTTGCCTCGCGCTCATGACAGCCGATACCACTTTCCTGGCGATGGCCATCTCCTCCTCCAGGTCGTCGTCTATCCATTCGAGATGGGCTTCAGGCCATCCAACCATGTGAATGCTCTCCGGGGGCTCCCTCACGGCGGGGGATATTATGGACCTATATGCAGCCTCAGTCAGGAAAGGGATGAATGGAGCAGCTATGGAGATCCAGTCCCTTAACGCGTGAAAGAGCGCTTTATAGGCTGCGAGTTTTTCGGGGCTCTCCTTCTCGAGCCAGAAACGTCTTCTAACCAGGCGGATGTACCAGTGGCTTAGATCCTCCACTATGAAGTCCCTTATGAGCCGCGCCGCCTCATGGATCTCGTAGCCCTCCATGGCCTTAGTTACATCGGCCTTAAGCCTCTCTATCCTAGACAGGAGCCACCTATCCTCGACGCGCATATGTTCAAGTAAGCCTTCTATGGGCCAATCCTCAGGCTTGAAGCCGTCCAAGTTCATGTATATGCTTGCGAAGGAGAGGACGTTCCATGCGATTTGGAGATCCCGATATGCATCTTCGACTTTCTCTATTGAGAACCTGAAATCCTCCCATATGGTGCTCTGCAACTCATACAGGCGCAGGGCATCTCTCCCATACTTGGATGTGACATCGTGGGGTGATATGAAGTTCCCCAAGGACTTACTCATCTTCTGACCCCTAGGGTCTAGGGTGTGGCCGTGCATAATTACAGCTTTGTACGGCGCCCCGTCGAAGCATATTATACTGGTGATGAGTTGGGTGTAGAACCATCCCCTGGTTTGGTCGTGGGCCTCCGTGACAGCATCGGCGGGCCACCATTCGTTGAATTTCGCATCCTCCTTGGGGTATTCGAGGCTGGCCCATGACGCCACCCCGGAGTCCATCCATACATCAACTATATCCGGAACCCTATCCATAATTCCTCCGCACTTGCACCTGAGCCTGATACCGTCCACGCAGTCCCTGTGGAGGTCCGTCACGGGTGGATGGTTCACGGAGCTGGCTTCAAGCTCTCCGATCGACCCTATAACCCTCGCCGATCCGCACTCGTTACATATCCATATTGGAAGGGGAACCCCCCAGTACCTCTGCCTCGAGATGACCCAATCCCTAGCTCCCCTCAGCCAGTCAGCGAACCTCTTGCTCCCAGCCCATTCCGGTACCCATGTAACCTTCATGTTCTCCTCCAATAATCTCTCCTTGAAGGCCGTTACTTTTATGAACCATTGCTCAGCGGCCCTCATGATTAAGGGTGTTTTACACCTCCAGCAATGAGGATAGGAGTGTACTACTTTAGTGTGGTGTAGGAGCAGATTTTTGCTTTTGAGGTCCTCTATTATCTCCCGGTCGGCGTCCTTAACGTATCTACCTGAGTATTTACCGGCGGCTTCCGTGAACCGCCCCCTTTCATCCACCGGCGATACCACAGGCAGGCCGTACTCCAAGCCGACTTCGAAGTCCTCTTCGCCGTGGCCGGGCGCGGAGTGGACGCATCCGGTGCCTTCACCCATGGATACGTATTCGCGGCTCAAAACTATTTTATGAGCATTTTTCAGCTCTCTCTGAAGCGGCACTTCATCTATCAAGGGGGGTTCATATTCTAGTCCTTCAAGCTCCCGTCCTCTGAAGCTCCTCACCACCTTATATGGGATGCCCATCCCCCTGAAAACCGGCTCGCATCTAACCTTGGCCAGAATGTAACGTTCTCCTTGGGCCTCGGCCTCCACGTACTCCTCATCCGGGTGGACCATCACAGCCACGTTCGAAGGCAGGGTCCATGGGGTAGTCGTCCAAATCAATATATGGGTTCCCGCCTCGCCCTTCACGGGCATCTTAACGTATATGGAGTGGTCCTCCACATCCCTATACTCATCGGTAACCTCATAGCCCGCTAGGGCTGTCTCGCATCGAGGACACCAATGGACAACCCTTAAACCCTTCTCCAAGAGGTTTTTCTCATGCGCCCTTTTAATGGTCCACCAGACGGCTTCCATGTACCCGTCGCGCAGGGTTAGATATGGATCAGCCCAATCCATCCATACGCCTAAATCCCTGAATATCCTGGTTTGTTCTTCGACATTCTCCATGGCGTAACTTTTACACTTGGAGATGAACTCCGAGACCCCTATTTTATCCTCTATATCCTTCTTGCTTTTTAGACCGAGGCTCTCCTCCACTTTAACCTCGATGGGTAAACCGTGGCAGTCGTATCCCGGCTGGTCCCTTACGTCGAATCCCCGCATCCTCCTATACCTGATTATAACGTCTTTCAGAAATTTATTCCACGCCGTCCCGACGTGGGGGGGATTCGTAACATAGGGTGGGCCGTCTAAAAAATAGAATTTCAACCCTCCCCTGCGAAGGTTCTTAACCTTTTCATATATCTCGTTTTTATCCCACCACTCCAGGATTTCAGCCTCTTTTGAGACCGGATCGTAGAGCCTCTCAGCTTTACCGACTACGCCTTGCAACGGCCTCCATCCCTTTCCAACCTGAGCGATTGACTGATACAGCTTCTACGAGGACTTCTAGATTAAAAACTTTTTAGGGGGGAGAGTCCTCAATCTAAGGCTGGGATTGGTGGCTGTATATGTCATCTCGGGGATCCACATGGGCCAGCTTATCAGGGGAGTTAAGCCGCGAAAAGCTCGCAGAGCGCCTAGGAGCATTGAAGGATTGGCTTGCCTCGATGCCGAGGGCTCCAACGCTCGAATATCTACTCCTAGGATTGATCGTGGCCTTAGCCGCTATGCTCAGGGCTCTCCCCATGAGGTGGGGCATATTCCTCTCGGAATTCGACCCTTACCAACAGTATAGGATGGCGGAACATATCCTGAACCATGGGTTCTCCTCATGGTTCACATGGCACGATCATATGAGCTGGTATCCATGGGGGAGGGAAACACCAATTACGAATTATCCGGGGGTAGCCTTTACGGCAGCCATAACTTACAGGGCCCTCAAGGCATTGGGTTTGGAACTAACTTTACTTCAATGGTGCATAATCTTCCCAATAGTCTTCGGATCGCTAACATGCGTGGCAGCTTACCTTCTGGGGAGGGAGATAGGAGGAGGTGGAGTAGGACTATTTTCGGCTCTCCTACTAGCTTTCAGCTCATCCCACATAAATAGAACCTCCCTAGGATTCTTCGACGATGAGACCATCGGAATATTCCTGATGCTCCTCTTCTTCACGTTCTTTCTGAAGGCTTCTTCAAGGGAGGCCACCATAAGAACCGTTGTAAATTATTCGTTGCTTGCAGGTCTATCGCTAGGATACCTGGCTGCTTCCTGGGGGGCCTTCCGATATCCATTAGGGCTGGCAGCCCTGTACAGCGCGGTCATGGTGTTCCTCCGGAGAGGTGGAAGGAACCTCCTTTTAACCTATGGTATCGCCTTTGGGACGGCTCTAATGGCGATGTTCCAGATACCGAGGCTGGGATACGTCTTCCTGAAGGAATTGACTATCCTGGCGATAATAGGGGTGTTCGTACTGTTGGCGGTCTCCG
Proteins encoded:
- a CDS encoding class II fructose-bisphosphate aldolase, with product MVASDLTRLLRDAQAEGYAIGYFEVWSLESTRALVEVAEEERAPLIVGFNGGLLGECDGLEYYAALAKAAVDKAKVPAVSLLNEPMDLRQVMQGLRLGFMAVMVDFSGHPFRENVDLTRRVVEVCHPMGVAVEAQLDRIPSAEDGVPPRDLEKCLTDPDRAARFLRETGVDALSVSVGNVHGLYKGKAKLDFERIRRLKGLGVPLVLHGGTGILDHDAEEAVKAGIAKINLGYELRRSFLSGVREGLEEMPDAYPEKIFKLGERGFKEVVRRKMRIYGCSNRV
- a CDS encoding xylulokinase — protein: MDEALLGIDIGTGGCKATLITLEGEIIFTASREYPTHYPEPGWAEQDPGDWLKALTEICRGMSDRVKRRIIGICIDGQPHTPVFLDERGEVLHPAIPWTDRRSSAQVEYLRRRLPEVDAKRTFNSLNTAFTLPQLLWVKEYKPEVWRRTYRLLIAKDYVRQRIIGEGWFTDPSDALGTYLFDGEAFEWSEGICAAAGIEVEKLPEVKPSSLIVGEVTREASKRFDLPEGVPVVNGAHDPSVENLAAGTVKPGDAFVKLATAGVISVTTREPTPDPKGRTVTYCLPTTKDGRADGWFTKTATFSCGSSYRWFRDLFCQREVEEAERYGKTAFQLMDMLAEEAPPCSEGLVFHPYLIGEGSPYWDPQLKGSFFGATLSHQRSHFCRSILEGVAFSIRDSTSIFQELNLKIREIRLIGGGSASRTWREILCNVLGLKGLRTLGGDSSFGSAILAGVGLSIYRSIEEGAARCVKIIDETHPDPELHVLYGELFKIYKELHDATASISHKLDELARSLPRRQDKRCVESGG
- a CDS encoding (2Fe-2S)-binding protein, with translation MADITAKVFRFDPTVDRAPRYETYRIPAEEPMTVLTILRFIRRRIDPTISFRDYICYKGICANCMVTVNGKPARGCSTRITPGETVTIEPVFKHPIVKDLVVDFGTTIRGEDAAYIVRRGAFIEAMGQ
- a CDS encoding FAD-binding protein gives rise to the protein MSSIIREVETDVVVVGGAGAGCRAAIAAAEEGVEVILLDKGTAGRSGATPCALWSIQAPFGERGVDPRDSPEQMFRDMVVGGRYLGDQNIVEVIANTACDRILDLESYGVRFKKMEDGRFYQTPMPGQTYPRSCFIIEDGNALSTILAREASKHRNVWIRNDFLGFRVLKRGGRAVGVLGLDIKEGELEAVLAKSVVLASGGYTSIWDFSDNPPTMTGDAVAMAYEAGAEVVDLEFNQFYGTDVLWPPSVRGTVVLYELLAEPFTDANVYNNEGRPVFPKPLPIRDEAIRIMYKEIMEGRGTPHGGLWYDVTKSPKPREEVRRIYEEMTPRHYEFIKNAAGIDLVEEPLEVAPASHYQCGGVYINERGETTVAGLFACGECAGNYMGANRLAGSALADTQTMGAQVGRHAALAAEKAPEPSVGRGVLEEEARRACIFFRSKRNPVSPQEVKERIREVVGRHVAPLRDAEGLRTALKELRRIKSKLIPNMTVPAVSKYNLEWVDALEASMMVETAELTVGCALFRTESRGHHFRLDHPETDDKRWLRHTVVRMRGGKPFYSTRPVIYTRMPPPGA
- a CDS encoding creatininase family protein — protein: MDGKKRLWWQEFTRPEIVEHAKICDIAMLPVASIEQHGEHLTTGEDSWHAIKISEMVAERTGIMLLPCPWYGAHPYHHWNYAGTIPLRFETFMNLLLDIVRGAAVAGYNKFIIFNCHGEEWAIPPVVHQLGLEGYFVVAPTLWEIAKTTLNEVLETPFMHADEAETSLGLYLVPELVDMSKARDEVHEYLIDSKWFAGPGGLIKDRMPWHAATFTQPEYKHLKHGVVGYATKGSAEKGRRIVEAAVNWLVSLIEELKTKYPPGVKPPVK